The Primulina huaijiensis isolate GDHJ02 chromosome 10, ASM1229523v2, whole genome shotgun sequence region TAAGCTCACTCATGCcaaatgttaaaaataataaatgaatgAAACAGAGGGTATTCTAAAATAACCCATCGTTATTCACCCTAGGGGGGGAAATCAAGAGGAAACAACTTGTACAATACACCAAGAGGAAGCAACTTATATAATACGAACCTTGATATGTGTTTCCTCGTGGATGCAAGAGAGGTCATCATGTGTTGGACGATATCTTTCGGGCCAGGATCTCCATCTCTCTTGCGCATTTGTATAAAGACAACGCCATTACAACCGGGGTCTAGTTTGCTGAAAcgcctctatttttttttttttagaagagACATTGTATCAATAGCAAAAGCATGTTTTtccacaaaaaaagaaaaaaagaaaaaatctgGCAGCCATTTTCCACTCACCTTGCTCTTGTTACCCAACTCCGCTAATTCAGCTTCGATTAGCTGATCGACAGATTTTTTTTCTACCTTGAGAGACGATCCATTTCCAGATTCAGCTGTATCTGTTCGAACACGTAGTTTCTTAACGGGAGGCAACACAGCTTCAGCCTCTTGATTGAGGTGATCCTCAGGCTTCTCTTCGATTTCTTGTGTTTTCTTATTGAAAGATACATCGTCCTCATTCTGAGGTCCTGTCTTGTCTCTTGAAACAATGTTTACTCCAATAACAGGTTCATCTTCATTCTTTTTCTGCAACTCATCCACATCCCTTTGACCATCATCTTCTGCATCTTTATTCTCATTATTACCTTCATCGGATGAATCAGAGTATGAGAATTTGGTAATTTTGTTCGTAGGCTTCACCGATGGTTTCAGTTTCTCAACTTGTGACTCAAGCCCCTCCACAACATCTTCAT contains the following coding sequences:
- the LOC140986879 gene encoding uncharacterized protein isoform X2, with translation MATEIKSKPNSHPNKINKKRKQYLPHNKPVKKGAHPLCPGVQGFFITCDGGREHKASHEAINVIDSFYEDVVEGLESQVEKLKPSVKPTNKITKFSYSDSSDEGNNENKDAEDDGQRDVDELQKKNEDEPVIGVNIVSRDKTGPQNEDDVSFNKKTQEIEEKPEDHLNQEAEAVLPPVKKLRVRTDTAESGNGSSLKVEKKSVDQLIEAELAELGNKSKRRFSKLDPGCNGVVFIQMRKRDGDPGPKDIVQHMMTSLASTRKHISRFLLRVLPIEITCYASDEEIRRAIKSLVDKYFPVETQTPRKGYKYVYSIDYDTDMRIRKILKILYAIRLGYDSY
- the LOC140986879 gene encoding uncharacterized protein isoform X1; the protein is MATEIKSKPNSHPNKINKKRKQYLPHNKPVKKGAHPLCPGVQGFFITCDGGREHKASHEAINVIDSFYEDVVEGLESQVEKLKPSVKPTNKITKFSYSDSSDEGNNENKDAEDDGQRDVDELQKKNEDEPVIGVNIVSRDKTGPQNEDDVSFNKKTQEIEEKPEDHLNQEAEAVLPPVKKLRVRTDTAESGNGSSLKVEKKSVDQLIEAELAELGNKSKRRFSKLDPGCNGVVFIQMRKRDGDPGPKDIVQHMMTSLASTRKHISRFLLRVLPIEITCYASDEEIRRAIKSLVDKYFPVETQTPRKFAVLYEARANTGIDGAKIIDAVAKSVPLPHKVDLGSPDLSIVVQIVKTVCLIGVAERYKELAKYNVRQLTSATT